CACGTAATGATACTGTTAAGGTTTACGTTAATTAAAACACCTGAATCGTTTTTGACAGAAAAACAGTCACATTGTTATCAACTACTAACTAACGCCGTCAAATAAGCCCTCCACTTTCTTTACACATTAAGTGCATTCTTAAATAAAGAAGCGGTTCACGATggacttgtttgtttaattcaactataaaaaaaatacagtccacaatTAACCCTTGCTGCTCCCAGCAGCAGAGATACTAACTGGCGTCTAGCCCCGGGTATGCAACTATTGATCCTGATGCTAATTTTATTGTTGACGGACGGTGGACagtcatttttttatgtttttacgttaaaattatttgtttttcttagttattcttatttttaaaaataataaaaaaaatttaattaaaaaataataataaataaatagaacaaagttgaaaatatctcatttattgataaaaaaaaacaataaaaaaaaagttgggcaTCAAGATTGGCCCTCTTCATGTCCTTGACAAGAAaatctgcaaataaattaaatttcaatgcattaagcaaaaaacaatttttgtttggtATAGTGTTTTTCGCCAATTTTAGAGTGTCTACACTCGAGTTTATAGAATACTTTtgtaaaggatttttttttaatatctctaaTATTGGAAAACACcagtataagaaaaaatattacagatttttatttaaaaaaatcttacctgctttattaaagagaaattaaGTGTAGTGCTGTTTCATTTGAAGCTGTCTCAAGTCTCACTTTTCTATTTTCGGGCTTAGGCTTTTTTCGTGTTGAGAAAAATCGTTGCTTCttgatatttttgttgtgtGGTTCCtgtggtttttttgtttttagctctTGGAATGCATTTGCTGTTTTTCAGGGCTCTTAACGTGTGCTTGATTGGAACTAGTGCTTTTTCTATAGCATCAAGCTCTTCATTTTCATCTGATGTAGTAAAAGAAACAACGTGTTGTAGTTCTTCCAATAAACTTGCTACCCTTCGTTTTTTGAATTCAAAGGATGTAGTTTTTAACTTTGTGCTTGTTGACAGTTCCGTTAAATGCGCTTTTGCTTCTAATGTATGCAGTTCCTATTCCATTGTCTCTTCCACTATGATTAGATTACTCTCGCCGACATCTTTATTTACTGATACATTAAAACAAGGTCAAACTAAATTTATTCTTGCATTTATAGCTAAAAAACTGAGCCCctagtcaaaataataataggtataTCCCAACTACCTATTCCAATAGAAAcccaattaaaataatacaaacattACTTTCACTATTAATATTAAGCCACACACATTTAAAGACTATTAcccatgtttttttatttaaaatgtatacctatttttttcctaattgtcGTCATTTAAGGATATGAAGCATaatgctatacaaaaaaaatcatgtttatgtcgcataaaatattatattaaatattcatggaaaataatcatcaaaattacttaCCAAGATCTTGAGGATGCTCCAGTGAGTCAGTTACATATTGAGAAATATATCTGATCAAAAGATGAATATGTTTGCACATGTTGTATTTAACTGACGAGTCAAGACAAGAACAGCAAAACTGATGGATGCAAGTTTTACATTCATTGCACAGTAGTTGGCATTTACAATCTCGTTGAACCTTCTGGATAACATATAATTCTGCTGTTGTTTCTGAGGCACTGTTCCATCCATTTTCACACTCGACTACTAAATCTTCCCTCAATTTGAAACTTTGTTTGTGCCTGGACCGAATTATTTGCAGCTTACTGGACAGCTTCCCCTTGTTAAGAACTATTAACCTGTGCAGTGCATTTGTCTCTTACAAATCGCATTATGCGTTGATTGCCTTGTCCAATCGCTTGACTTTCTTCccttttaaataagtatattttaatgtCTTTTGCATACGTTCTAAGTGCATGTTGGTATTTAAACCCGCACCAAGTCGGTGGCAGTATGCCCAACATTCTACACAGCACAtgtaatacttattaaaatagttGGAAAAATTCCATTGTATCAGGGTCTTCAAGTAACATAGTATAtaacttgttaattaaaatattaaaagttgtgACATCCCTTTCTTCTAAGACAGCTCttaaattcttataaataaaagcctaaaaattaaaacaatgttaATAATGTTATGATTTTTCAATGCTTTTCTTTGGtgttgatttttgataaattcttaCGCCACGCCTGGTCAACGTGCCATGAACAGTATAATCTAAAATTAATGGTACTATTAAATAGTGACACAATTATAATAACTTTTTGGCTTACCTGAATTTTGGTGGAGACATTATTTTAATCCATGCATTGAAGAAAGCTTCTGCCATATCTGACATGAAGACATTTGGGCAAAGTGCAGTACCAAGGCGAGATTTTGcaaagtgaaaaaatatttttaaaacttgtttatCAGACCTATTTGACACAAGAAAACTGCAAGGAAATCCCTGACGAAAATCATCAACAACAAGGAGAGTTATAAGTTCGAAGTCATAGTTATTCATCCCATGAGTTCCATCTATACAGATGCAATCGGTCCCATAAATTTTAAGCATTTCACATTGTGCAGCAGTCATGATAATCAAAACAAAATCCTCATTTTTTAACATTGGCCATTCTTCACTTTCAGAACCTTGGGGCTTATAAAACAGAACTGCATCTCCATTACTTTGCATATCATTGATCCAGGACTCTACACTTATGATGTCGTTTTTATGTCTAACTGATGAGGAGCACAAATTGAAACAGGCTTCTATGTTATATAGATCTTTCTTTGTGAGCAGATGTAGACGTTTTAGTTCTGAGTCAGTGATTGAATCTCTAATTTCGtctaaaatatcttcaaatgggactttagaagaaatttttactGCTAAATTCTCTCTTTCTGTTTTAGACAAATTCAAGTGACCGATGTCATTCTGATGTCCCACATGTTTGTCCATAATGGTCACTTCACAAGTGccattattaagcttttttatttttatgcttgCTGGGCAGAGTGCATTTATTTTCCTACTTCCTAGTATCTTTAAGTGTCGAATATTTTTGCCTTCTGGAACATATCTTCCTGAACGATGGCAATTAAAACTTGCAGCTACATGTGATTTAAAACATTTCTGATAGTTAACCACATATTTACAGTTTGTGTCATTTTCAAAGGAAAGTTTCCAAGTAATAAATTCTTCCTCACTTTGAAACGTCaattttttatgttcaataGGAATGTTATGAAAGTCTCTATAATGTTCTATAACGGTCTTCCTATCAGCACAAAAGTCACTGCACAAAGCACACTGATTTGCATTGGTAGTGGTCGAGGTATTGGGGTGTGTAATATTTGGAGCTGAAGTGTTATTTGAGTTTCTATGTGTTCTGAtgtggaattttaaatttcttaaatgcaTTAAACGTTTTTTACACTGGTCACAAGcaaaattataatgtttattttgtcgTATTTGCAGGGAAGCTAGATAATCATCATTATTAGGATGAAACTTGATGACATGCTTTCTTAGATTGCTAATGTTACTGTATTTTTTGCTGCACTGCACAAGTATGTTGCCCctccatttttttattgccttaaaTGCACTTCCatataatagcaaataaattaacaaaaggtggatttatacagacaaataaaagtagaaataaacataaaatttaaaatttcaccaACTTGAAAGGTATTTccggtatttcttattttatattattcacTACATTtaacttttagttttatttaatttacttgtatAATTTCacccaaaattaataaagttttacaaTACTAACGAAAAAACGACACTTTAAAACAACACACAACTTGCCGAACAGTATTCTAACCTAACTAACTTATGACTAACTTCACCAAGCGCATGTCAAAAAAGAAGGATCATTAGTTGCATACCCGGGGCTAGACGCCAGTGAGATACTACACCATTTGGTGATCAAAACAGATACTCTATACTTTTAATAgtctaaaaatgtatgtttttatttataacttaatcATATTTTTACGAATTTATTAGACCttttatcaacaaaaattaAGGATAAACAACATTATTGATCACGCTGAGCAACACGGCGGGACTATCGCTAATCGTCTTATTGGCATAAATGGTCACATTCCAGTCCAATCCATAACCCCTAATAGACTCAATGTCGATATCAACATAAGAATGTCCAACTCCCCCGTCGAGTACCGTGGCGGTACCCCCAGTCTCGTTCCCCATCAAATTCGACAATTCCATGCAAAAAATCGTGTTGTCTCCCCGATAATGAATCTGAAACAgtttttcaatgatttttaattaattaaaatgatttttgaagtCAGAACTTACTGTTTCGGACCGGACAATTAACGGCCATCCAGTTTTAACGATGTGATCCTGGTAGACTCTGGTATCGAAGGAGGCGTTGGAGCAATTTCCCAGGAAGTTGTTGTTTAGGGCGGGAAATCCGGAAGACAACGCGAGAATAGTCGACCAAATAAAGATCTTTATAACCTCGTTCAAGTACGTCATGGTGCTGCTTAAGTTGATTTGGAAATTAATCGTTTTTAAGGGTCTTTATTTATATGAAAGTTGGTTATCTTTGAGTGGTTTTTGGGAAGTGATTGTATAAGATTGATAAGGATATTCTACGTTTTCCAGCCTGatttttacatgaaaattttgatttaaatgagtcatacttaaatttaaaagaggattttttttggtaattataaATTGATCTTGACCGATAAGGAATTTAATTTCCGAAGTAATTGAGGTCTGATTTTTCCATTTGTATTTAAATACCGTAAACCGGGGTTACTTTTTGACTTGGCTTGTAACTTTGGGACaacagatgttttttttttaaattattttcttcaaaaagacttttttctttaaatacattAAGTTTTAGTGCTTAAGTCTAAAATAAGGCAATATTCTGCAAAACTGAAAAGTTTGGCAACATTGCATTTATTCCGTTGGAAGCAGTTTATCGTTAGTGTAGACAGGTGTTTTTAAAACTTCTGTAATTGTATATCCAAATCTAGCATAACTACTTAATTTCTGGTAAGTACATGTTAGCTAGTCATATTCTAGGATAGTTTTAAcaacatatataaaattgtaatttttattaaaaaagaaatatttgaatttgttCTAAAAATCATAACATATGGAGGTTACTTTGGTACATGTCCCAAAGTTAGACGGCAGATGTCTAAGTAGgggacaaatttaaaaaatatagtgtacCAAAGTTACACCGTTGATGCAGTGTATGTTTCTATgtttcttatttcttttttcagaTAAGTCATGCCTCGACAGCAGCAGCGTATCCTCGGTGCACgcaattacaaaaattatagccAAGAGAAACTTCAGCAAGCTCTTGAAGAGATTAAAAATAAGTCAATTTCTCTTCGAAATGCAGCAAAAAAATACTTCGCGAATGCCTGGCAAACCAAGGATTTTTACAGACCAAGAAGAAGAGTCATGTTCTGGACACCTAATTGCTTTATCAAATTTTGGGTTTCCGGTGACATGTGAGGACTTAAAAACCATTGTCAAGTCTTATTTAGAAAAGCGAGGCAGAAAAGTGCAATGTTTTAAGGATAACTATCCAGGACCCGATTGGAtaagcttatttttaaaacataggCCTGAACTCAGTCAAcggttttctcaaaatattactCGTTCGAGCGGCTATTAGTGACGCAATTAtcaatgaatattttgataatctACAAACTGAGCTGGAAGGAGTACCCCCAGCTAATATTTCGCTACCAACCCTTGATTCTTTAGCTGAGGTGttaaatgtttcactttcaagtgggtcctttccacatttactcaaggatgccttgattataccattatttaagggtggaaactatgatgacccatcaaatttcagacCCATAGCCCTGCTTTTAGAaagattggtaaaaactaggatgatggaatttctgaaacggcataatgttcttaaccatcagcaatttggattccggacgagactgggtacatctgatgctattttcaattttttggagagtctgtacatggggttgaacgctggggagagtgcggcggcggtgttctgtgacttatctaaggcgtttgactgtgTAAGTCACAGAGTACTGCTAcagaagctagaaacctatggattcagaggagttgctctcgactggtttcgttcttacctatctggaagaacacaaagggtattctttgacaatgatatgtcatcccgtCTGAATATGGACGCtggtgtaccccagggttctgttcttggatcaatattgttcctgctatatgtcaatcatatctctcaaattccaattaggggcaaatttactatctttgcggGTGATACAACAatactttggcatgacactgacaccaagagattaaggaatattgttgatgaagatttaattcttgtaaagtcatggtgtgaatctaaaagctaaacttttaatatttctaaaactaatattttaacttttaaatgtaactttgcaaaatgaaacaataagtccttctgaaacgtgcaaatttttgggcctgacgattgataagcaattaaaatttgaaaatcatatctcctctttattagggaagttatcatccaactgttatgctattagagtaataacacattctctgggacttgatgtggccaaaattgcctaccatgctcttataGAGGCTTATCTGAGATACGAgattgtgttttggggtgtgtgctctcagtatttgttcagctctctatttattttgcaaaaaagagccataccATGCTACATGTGTGCAGCTTCCTTCCGTAGCCCCTataggccattatttttaaaacactctgagactgtttgtcttatccacaaaaaatatcgccatcagcttggccccccctcctcgggttacaatctccgaacaaccttctctttacctctgcctatcccaaaaagtgagcagattaagtcctcttttgtgtatgggggcagaaggctttttaaccacctacccctttatataaggctaataaattgtgaaaaacgttttaggaaaaaatataaagaaacttttgcttgctaaagcattttattctgtagacgagtttttaaatgaagagttttgcgcagcgtaatgtgaattcttactaccctttctttgggtgtgttctatattctatgtatgtaagaattgttaaaatttttatatttttgtaaaagattatgttgtcaactatcttaaagtttttatataatgctttgttaacaacagatgatgttacgtaacaataaagctatttttgactttgactttatttacaattatgaCGAGACAAATCTCGTTGACGATCCAGGCCGATCAAAAGTAATTACCAGGAAAGGGACCAAATACCCGGAAGAAACAATTCGAAATTCCTCAAAAGCCTGTACTTTCCTTATGATTTGTGGAAATGCTGCTGGACGGGTTGCTCCCGTGTATGTCAACTACAAGGCCCAAAGGCTTTGGTCAACTTGGACAGAAGGTGGCCCCTTAAATACTCGTTACAATAGTACTAGCAGTGGGTGGTTTGATTTCCAAATATTTgaagattgtttttttaaaacgacAGGAGGGTCGTAAAATATTGATTGGGGACAACCTTAGCTCCCACCTTAATCGGGAAGTCATCAG
The genomic region above belongs to Anthonomus grandis grandis chromosome 18, icAntGran1.3, whole genome shotgun sequence and contains:
- the LOC126746956 gene encoding uncharacterized protein LOC126746956 isoform X1, with the translated sequence MHLRNLKFHIRTHRNSNNTSAPNITHPNTSTTTNANQCALCSDFCADRKTVIEHYRDFHNIPIEHKKLTFQSEEEFITWKLSFENDTNCKYVVNYQKCFKSHVAASFNCHRSGRYVPEGKNIRHLKILGSRKINALCPASIKIKKLNNGTCEVTIMDKHVGHQNDIGHLNLSKTERENLAVKISSKVPFEDILDEIRDSITDSELKRLHLLTKKDLYNIEACFNLCSSSVRHKNDIISVESWINDMQSNGDAVLFYKPQGSESEEWPMLKNEDFVLIIMTAAQCEMLKIYGTDCICIDGTHGMNNYDFELITLLVVDDFRQGFPCSFLVSNRSDKQVLKIFFHFAKSRLGTALCPNVFMSDMAEAFFNAWIKIMSPPKFRLYCSWHVDQAWRKNLSKINTKEKH
- the LOC126746956 gene encoding uncharacterized protein LOC126746956 isoform X2, producing MTYLNEVIKIFIWSTILALSSGFPALNNNFLGNCSNASFDTRVYQDHIVKTGWPLIVRSETIHYRGDNTIFCMELSNLMGNETGGTATVLDGGVGHSYVDIDIESIRGYGLDWNVTIYANKTISDSPAVLLSVINNVVYP